The genomic segment tctcagtgtgtttttctggCTTTTTGACCCCAAGATTTGGTCTAAGGGATTTTGGATCCCTCGTTTATTTCCTCAGAACAAAGCAACACTCACGCCCAGGCAGGCAATCTTAATATCGATGTGCCGTTTTCCTttcaataaatacaacaaagcaGTGAGTGACCGAGCCTCTTTAACAAAACAGCAGGACAATTGCAAACATCATATTCCCTGATGGCTGTCATTTAACACTGAGCGTCTTTGTACAACTTtctttgtggcttttttttttttttttttttaaaaaggaagagGCATTTTCTTAGGTGGGACAAACGTGTATCTCCTTCTCCTGATACTGAGAGACTTTAACAACACTGGAGTATTTCACTTCCTTGTTACTTAAGAATAATGGGACTGTGATTATTCTGGGAAGATCCAGGGTTTTTCCACCCTCCAATAACTGTAAATGGagatattttgttttaatgaatgagACCTTGGGTTGAATGTGACatgagtgtatgtgtatgtactgtatgtgctctTGGGTGATGTTATGTGCTTAAGGACGGACAGAGGGCATTGCTTTAATAGGCTAATACAGACAAATCAGCAAATAAGACCATTTTCCATGTTTTACTAAGCACAAGATTCTTTACCTTTGTTGCTGTTGATGGTGTTATCATTTCGCCCCTGTTTGGACTCTGTGAACAGAAACCAAGTGTCATTATTTGTTTGCCGCACTCTTCATCTGATAAGAAACTTTCTTCCTATGGAACTGCttatgctttttcttttttttttcacccccccGAGCAGTAGAATTGTCTCAGTCCTGTTTGCTGCCGTGTCGGAAAGACATTTTATTAAACAGGAATGAGATGAGTTCAACATAGTTCTGCGAAATATAGAtcatgtgtatttaaaaatatgCGCGACTTTCCTGGACTTTAAGGGCTCATCTTCACGCTCCATTAAAAGCAGGATAATGGTCAGTAAAAGTAATAGAAATATAACAGGGAAGTTTGTCACACGTGACATccttaaatatatactgtatagtttATTTTGGTGTTGTGATGATTCCAAATCTAAGAAATCATTAACAATAAAAGGGTTGTAAGTAAGACTCACAACATTCTTGTTTTTCTGGATTGTTTCACATAGAATCAGAGTGAATGGTAATTTCTTCAAACTTCAGATTAAATGTGGAATTCATTAATGTGCCCGATTCGTTCTACTaatgttcttattttttaatttgtccaACTTCTTTTATAAATGCTCTCTGAATCTATAACTTGAATGGGGGGATAACCAGCAAGAGCCACGTTCAGAggaaaatgtcaccaaaaacaataaatatgtgACAGTGCTGTTGTAAATGGGACATGTTTATGTGGCCTGCGGTCAATCAGTTTGTATTCGTCCTCGGTAAATGATTTATGGAGGGAGGAGAAACGCAGGGGGGGACCATTCAGAACATCACTCAACTCATGAGGCTAAATCTTTGTACTGGTGCAGGAAGCAACAAGGTAGGAGTTTATCAAACATGGGGGTCGAATATTAGTGAGGAAATCCCAGCAAAAGATCAAACCCCGTGAAAAACATTGGATTTCATGTTCAACTGAGATCCTTTCTGTTTACCAATGGCACTATTTGTATGGGATTGTTTGCTCTGTTTGCTCCCAtacctctttctcttcctgctGTGCCTGGTTGTCCGCTGGGCCGCCATACGTCACTGGACAGGGCGACCTGTGAGGACTGAAGAAGAACCCAGGCTCATCTGCAAACCCACCGCATTGGCCAAATATTTGACTCAGCACTGTGGCTCTCTGGCCAGGGCGAGACTGGCTCCCTGGCCCAAAGGGGACCCCCACGTCCAGACTCTGTGCAGCCTGCTGTGTGATCAACTTGAGGACACGATACAGTTCACAAGAGAGAACCTGCTACTGCGAGATGGGGGGATTGTAGCCTTGGATTGGGCTGTGGGCACAAGATGGGGTGAGAAGGTTGCGAGGAAAAGGTGGGACGGCAGGAAGGAACATCAACTGGGGGGAAAGACCCTCGGCTGCTTCACATCGACacctcctgtcctcctcctcatccctcAGTCATGGGTGGGGATGACGCCCCACTTAAAGGCACTGGCCCATCAGGCAATGCGTCAGGGCTTTTATGTTGCAGTGTTTCACCACCGCGGCACGGCGGGATGCCCGCTGACCACAGCACGACTGACTGAGTTTGGAGACCCAACTGATCTTGAGCAGGTACCAAGAGAAAACTGTGCATAAGGCATGTCGTTtcccattactatagtacctccctcaacatgggcggggtcatcacagcacgcaCAGATGAAGGATAATAACACCCTTTCCGTTTTGGGAAGGACACTGTAGTTCTCCGacgtgcttgggaaagggagatAATATCCCTAGACCTGCTATTGAtaaccattgttcaaactactaTAATAGTTTCGGTCCTGTGGGCTATCAGGATATCAGATGTCACCGGCGGCTAGGCCGGGAGGGGGTAGGAAGGCGTAAATGTGATGATACAGTCActtggctcccagaaggtgtaaatctttgaggctaaaattctaaacctaaaccagtttgaggagtgccAAAATTCAAAAGGCACACCTCCTACAAATAATTTCCGATTTTCATGTGTTAGACATTGTTGAAAAGCTTAACGTTTCAGGGAGTGTGCTGAAACTCTTGGTACATCATAGTTGGACTGGGATGAGATGCTTTTGTCATGACTCAGTATGATTGTGATACTAGGGTAAGGATTGTAATTCAATAGAAAAGAGATGACTGCTGATGACGACAAAAGAGATGATCGTGACAAAGGCTGACTTTTTCAtcatgtggtgctgatgtgacaGAAGATTAGGTTTTTGTGAAGCACACCACAAAATATATCTTTAATAAAATGCTCGGCTGTCCTCAtcttttgcttgaataataattatgactttattctcataatattaagactttattcctGAAGTATTCAAAAGACatttcttcagtttggcccaaATACTCACTCATAGCACAACTTAATTTTTTAGAAAACTTTGATTATACACATTGATTTCCTACATTTTCAGGTGGTGAATTATGTCCACAGCTGCCACCCGTCCTCTGTGCTGGTGGCAGTGAGTGAGGGCTCAGGTTCAGGTGTTCTCCTCTCTTACTTGGGTGAATGTGGATCGAACACATACctgacagcagctgcagccatCTCACCTGTGCTTCTGGGCCAACTGTGGTTTGAGACACCCATGCCTGTCATGTATCGCTGGGGGGCGCTGTTTCTCCGCAAATTGCCGCTCAGAAGGTGAGATGAACaagagtggggggaaaaaaacggaAAGAGTAATAGGAATGTTGTgttaatgtataaaaaaatgtttcagatACACAAATTCCTTCAGAGCAGTCGTGGACGTGGACCAGGCTctccgctcttcctccctcagaGACTTTGAAGAAACTCTGTTCTGCTCTTCAGCCCAGAATCAGCACCAATTAACAAATAATTTAAACTCGAGACTGAACCCAGGTCCTCATCACACTTGGGATGTGGCGCCCTCGGCAGCGTGGATGCTGGGCGAAAGGGCTTTCCCGGCTAAGGACTGGGACAGCTACTGGGAGAGGAATGAACCACTAAGGGATGCAGATGAGGTGGCCGTGCCGGTGCTCTGTATCTGCAGCAGTGACGACCCTCTCCTCCCACATGTCAACACTTTACCCATCCCTCTTTTCCAGAGCAACCCTTACTTCTTTCTGGCGTTGACGGACAGAGGAGGGCACTGTGGATTCACCACTGAAGACCACGAAACGGGAGAGAGGAGCAATAATGAGGAGGTGGGTGGAGGTTTCTGGAGTCACACTGCTGTTCTGGAGTATTTCAGAGTGGTGGCTGATTTCCTAAAAGGTGAGGAGAGGATTTGGGTGAGCTGCGGTGATGCACAAGGAGAATATGCTGGTCAGGCTGGGCAGAGGAACAGGACCAGTGGCAGAGGCTCTCCTCGCAGAAGGAGAACCTCGGTTATGaggagaccaagaccacaggaGACTGGATCCAGCAACCTAGATGCTGTGGAAGGGACCTTCACCTGGAAGAGGTCCTATACACGCTGAGGAGAAAGAGATACTTGAGGATGACAACAGCAGAGAAAGCTTTCATCCTTGTGGACAATTCTCCTGTGACTGTGATTTGAACATCAGGGgtaaaacttcaaaataaaagtgttttgcttCACACAGTTTCTGTAAATTGAGCAAGAGCATAGAGGATGACGTTGATGACCAGACTTTGTAGATCAACTTTGGGTATTCATCTAAACATGTTACTCATTAATCAGGGTTCATGCACCTTTTACACttttcaaaaaagtcaattttcAAGCTTAATCAGCACCTCACAGCTGGGGTATATCACTAATTTATACATTCTTCTTATCAgcaaattatttattcatatagcTATTTTTTCCAGAAAGACAGAGTTTCCATTTTGAGCTCTTCATACACAATTCAAAccttttaaaatacttttaaatgattatgatttaaaaactaTTAAGTATTTCACCTATACGAACCCTGACTAATGCAACAGGTACGTTTAATTAGaactaattaaataaacaaaaataagtcGTAGTCACTTACGTTATGTTTCTGTACGGTTCAAATACCTTTTCCTTCCTGGCTCACAAAACACTaggacacaaagaaaatattaaaattacTTTATtacagatgattttttttaatccagtagCCCTCTTCCAACAAAAAATAGTaattacaaacaaaatattacattaaccccctaaactttgtttttgaatttcctttatacatttttaaatcactttgtcatttttaaggAATAGCCTTGCTATGTGACATTCAGCGTTTTGCACAATCTATACAATTTAATACAGGTCTGAGGGACCAGGGATGATAATAAAACAGCAAGATTCACCAAATGACAGGAGAGATAAAAGTAATAATCTTAAACAAACTGTACAGAGACATGACCCTGCCCACTCTCAGCCAACGGCAGCCGTCCCTCAGCACACCGGGGGGAATCACAGTAGACTCTTTAATCTGGTCAATCACTTGTGCAATCAGTGCAACTGATCCAGTTCAGAGTGACCAAAGTCTAAAGCTAGACTCTGCCCAAACTGCCACAaacgaaacaaacaaacaaaaaaaatctgcgGTTCTAGTAAACACaagagacttaaaaaaaaaaaactgtgccaCTCATTTTTGGCCCTCTGCAGACATCGTTGGGGGAACAAAATGACACTCTGTGGTAATAGAAGAGATAAAAATGACTACAAGGTAAAAACGTTTTTGGGTGTACGACGACGACGTACTGGTTGAAGAGACAATTTAAGCCACAACCACCTGACGCATTCAGAGCCGAGCcctgaaaaaacaacaggatCCAGTTGTATATTCTGGGAGTAAAGAAAAAGGCAAATACTTAAGTGCAGTGGGAAAATGCTTTGTGTAGACGCAGACCAAAAGACGGTGTGcatattacattattttaacataaaacGTCCAAATGATCAGTGGACCCCACGACACACCTAGGAGTAACTCTGTGTAGATATCAAACGGATATATTTTCACAGTCTTCTGCAAGAACTTGAAAACTATTTTCTGGTTTTGGAGTGCACTAAATATTCTTTATGCAGATTTTTATAGATTTCAAAGAACAACTCCATCTTTCCCCCCCGACGAGTTGACGCCCAAGCCAAATCAATGGCTACACTGACCCAGATTTCATGTCGCAAAATCATCCTAATTCAACGATAGCTGATGGAGAGTTGTGTTGTCATCGTGCACAACAGAACGTGTGTGTAACAAGTCTCTCAGACAGTGAAAACATCACGTCACTGTATCCGCATCACAACAAAATGAGTCCGGCTTTTGTTTTGTCGATTAGATTTCcatattttcaaattcaaaatatacaatattaacATGTTTCCTGTACATTCCACCTCCGGAAAAAAAATTATCATACAATGCATAAATCTTTGCATTTCACAATAAGACTTCAGACATTTATCTCCATTCCTCTATAATCGTTTCTTTTTCTCTAGAATTCTTTTTTCTATATAGatttaatacatatatatacacacacactttattccccccccccacctcataTGACTTGAAGAGCTTTTCTTAATTAGATCAGGGAGGGGTGGGGTGAAGACCACTCCAGGCTCAGGAGGAGCGGAGGGAGAGGTGGTAAGACACCAGGGGTGAGACAGAGTGGGGTGTCAGTCAGTCCAGGGAAGGTTGCAGGGACATGGCAGCGGAGATCACAGCATCACCAACCCACTGAGTCAATCAGCAGTCACCTAACCAGACTGAGGGTTCAGAATTTAGCTTCT from the Solea solea chromosome 4, fSolSol10.1, whole genome shotgun sequence genome contains:
- the LOC131458200 gene encoding protein ABHD15 translates to MALFVWDCLLCLLPYLFLFLLCLVVRWAAIRHWTGRPVRTEEEPRLICKPTALAKYLTQHCGSLARARLAPWPKGDPHVQTLCSLLCDQLEDTIQFTRENLLLRDGGIVALDWAVGTRWGEKVARKRWDGRKEHQLGGKTLGCFTSTPPVLLLIPQSWVGMTPHLKALAHQAMRQGFYVAVFHHRGTAGCPLTTARLTEFGDPTDLEQVVNYVHSCHPSSVLVAVSEGSGSGVLLSYLGECGSNTYLTAAAAISPVLLGQLWFETPMPVMYRWGALFLRKLPLRRYTNSFRAVVDVDQALRSSSLRDFEETLFCSSAQNQHQLTNNLNSRLNPGPHHTWDVAPSAAWMLGERAFPAKDWDSYWERNEPLRDADEVAVPVLCICSSDDPLLPHVNTLPIPLFQSNPYFFLALTDRGGHCGFTTEDHETGERSNNEEVGGGFWSHTAVLEYFRVVADFLKGEERIWVSCGDAQGEYAGQAGQRNRTSGRGSPRRRRTSVMRRPRPQETGSSNLDAVEGTFTWKRSYTR